One Chloroflexota bacterium genomic region harbors:
- a CDS encoding nucleoside hydrolase: MPEDSADRRPVVLDVDTGIDDMVALLIAATAPELALRGVTCVAGNVELQYVARNTGTLLQLVGRADVPVSIGAARPLSRRLRTAPETHGPTGTGYAELRGEQRALETTDFTAVPAARYLEAHLTRHPGQMTIVATGPLTNIASAAQNGVDLAGGAREVVWMGGALRVRGNTTETGEWNACVDPEAAEICLSSGSLDRVFPLDATQQAVFTLDDLDRLPESELAGVVRDAIRFYVGYHRVADGIDGCYLHDAVTLVGALLRPDLVTDSRDRRLVCDTSADVTTAGTIRPADDDPRPMLNVAMAIDAPAMREEILERLAQAVA; the protein is encoded by the coding sequence ATGCCCGAGGACTCCGCGGATCGGCGCCCTGTAGTTTTGGACGTCGACACCGGGATCGACGACATGGTGGCGCTGCTCATCGCGGCCACTGCCCCGGAGCTGGCCCTGCGGGGCGTGACCTGCGTGGCCGGCAACGTCGAGCTTCAATACGTGGCCCGAAACACCGGGACCCTGCTCCAGTTGGTGGGCCGTGCCGACGTCCCCGTTTCCATCGGGGCGGCGCGTCCTCTGAGCCGTCGCCTGCGCACCGCTCCCGAGACCCACGGGCCAACCGGGACCGGCTACGCCGAGCTGCGAGGCGAGCAGCGGGCGCTCGAGACGACCGACTTCACGGCCGTGCCGGCCGCCCGCTACCTCGAGGCTCACCTGACCCGCCACCCGGGCCAGATGACGATCGTGGCCACCGGGCCGCTGACCAACATCGCGTCCGCTGCGCAGAACGGGGTCGACCTGGCGGGCGGGGCACGGGAGGTGGTCTGGATGGGCGGCGCCCTGCGGGTGCGGGGCAACACGACCGAGACCGGCGAGTGGAACGCGTGCGTGGATCCGGAGGCGGCCGAGATCTGCCTGTCCAGCGGGTCGCTGGACCGCGTCTTCCCGCTGGACGCCACCCAGCAGGCGGTCTTCACCCTCGACGACCTCGATCGGCTGCCGGAGAGCGAACTGGCCGGCGTGGTGCGCGACGCGATCCGCTTCTACGTCGGCTACCACCGGGTGGCCGACGGCATCGACGGCTGCTACCTGCACGACGCGGTCACCCTGGTCGGAGCCCTGCTGCGGCCCGACCTGGTGACCGACAGCCGCGACCGCCGGCTCGTGTGCGACACCTCGGCTGACGTGACGACCGCCGGTACGATCCGTCCCGCCGACGACGATCCGCGGCCGATGCTCAACGTGGCCATGGCCATTGACGCCCCTGCCATGCGCGAGGAGATCCTGGAACGCCTGGCGCAGGCGGTTGCCTGA
- a CDS encoding hydroxymethylglutaryl-CoA lyase, which translates to MTHVDVRIYEVGPRDGLQNEAQPIPTETKLSFIALLVDAGLREIEATSFVAPGAIPQLADADDLLPRLERRPGVRYPVLVPNARGLERAVVAGADAVCVFTAASESFTHHNIGMSIAESLDAFRPVIDHARRAGWWARGYVSTAFGCPYEGPIAESAVADVAQRLLELGVDELSIGDTIGVAGPADVRRVTGALQGAGIGPDRLAMHFHDTRGTAVANVATAIGLGIRCFDASTGGTGGCPYAPGAAGNLATEDLVYLLDREGLRHGVDLDGVLAAARFISGALGRPLASKVGQAGDWPA; encoded by the coding sequence ATGACCCACGTCGACGTCCGGATCTACGAGGTGGGACCGCGGGACGGGCTCCAGAACGAGGCGCAGCCGATCCCGACCGAGACCAAGCTCAGCTTCATCGCATTGCTCGTCGATGCCGGTCTGCGCGAGATCGAGGCCACCTCGTTCGTGGCACCCGGCGCCATCCCGCAGCTGGCCGACGCCGACGACCTGCTGCCGCGCCTGGAACGACGGCCGGGCGTCCGCTATCCGGTGCTGGTGCCCAATGCCCGCGGCCTGGAGCGCGCCGTCGTGGCTGGGGCGGACGCGGTGTGCGTGTTCACTGCGGCCTCCGAATCGTTCACCCACCACAACATCGGGATGTCGATTGCCGAGTCGCTCGACGCGTTCCGGCCCGTGATCGACCACGCCCGGCGAGCGGGCTGGTGGGCCCGCGGCTACGTTTCCACTGCGTTCGGCTGCCCGTACGAGGGACCGATCGCCGAGAGCGCGGTGGCGGACGTCGCCCAGCGCTTGCTCGAGCTGGGGGTGGACGAGCTGAGCATCGGCGACACGATCGGGGTAGCTGGGCCCGCCGACGTGCGACGGGTGACCGGCGCCCTCCAGGGCGCGGGCATCGGTCCTGACCGTTTGGCGATGCACTTCCATGACACGCGCGGCACCGCGGTCGCCAACGTGGCGACCGCCATCGGCCTGGGCATCCGCTGCTTCGATGCCAGCACGGGTGGAACCGGGGGCTGCCCCTACGCGCCCGGCGCGGCCGGCAACCTGGCGACCGAGGACCTCGTCTACCTGCTCGACCGCGAGGGCCTGCGCCACGGGGTGGACCTGGATGGCGTCCTGGCCGCGGCTCGCTTCATCAGCGGGGCGCTCGGCCGGCCGCTGGCCTCCAAGGTGGGCCAGGCCGGGGATTGGCCGGCGTAG
- a CDS encoding ABC transporter ATP-binding protein, with the protein MLSLEAVSYRYAGAQAPSLVDVSLALGPGEVVGLVGANEAGKTTTCLVAAGLAPRAMGGALSGQVTVGGRRLADVPPGEVAAVVGIAFGSAQLSGICSTVYEEVAFGPMNVGLPRNEVMARTVRALEAVAIGDLAARDPAHLSGGQRQLVVLAGLLAMEPEYLVLDEPTAHLDPAGTGLMGTAISRLAAGGASILIAEHKTDLLAAICGRVVALDQGRVALEGPAESILADPQLERLGVDPPTSVRLRRLAEAAGVDPIRLEVPA; encoded by the coding sequence GTGCTGAGCCTGGAGGCGGTCAGCTACCGCTACGCCGGGGCGCAGGCGCCGTCGCTGGTGGACGTCTCGCTGGCGCTGGGTCCGGGCGAGGTGGTGGGCCTGGTGGGTGCCAACGAGGCCGGCAAGACCACCACCTGTCTGGTCGCGGCCGGCCTGGCGCCACGGGCCATGGGCGGAGCCTTGAGCGGGCAGGTGACCGTCGGGGGGCGGCGGCTGGCTGACGTGCCTCCCGGCGAGGTGGCGGCCGTGGTGGGCATCGCCTTTGGCAGCGCCCAGCTCAGCGGGATCTGCTCGACGGTCTACGAGGAGGTCGCGTTTGGACCGATGAACGTGGGACTGCCGCGGAACGAGGTCATGGCGCGCACCGTGCGGGCTCTGGAGGCAGTGGCCATCGGGGACCTCGCCGCGCGCGACCCGGCGCACCTGTCCGGCGGCCAGCGGCAGCTGGTCGTCCTGGCGGGCCTGCTGGCGATGGAACCTGAATACCTGGTGCTGGACGAGCCGACCGCCCACCTCGACCCGGCGGGCACCGGCCTGATGGGCACGGCGATCAGCCGCCTGGCGGCGGGCGGCGCGTCCATCCTGATTGCCGAGCACAAGACCGATCTGCTGGCCGCCATCTGTGGGCGGGTGGTCGCCCTCGACCAGGGGCGGGTGGCGCTGGAGGGCCCGGCGGAGTCGATTCTCGCGGACCCGCAGCTCGAGCGCCTAGGGGTGGACCCCCCGACATCGGTCCGCCTTCGACGGCTGGCCGAGGCGGCGGGAGTGGACCCGATCCGGCTGGAGGTACCGGCGTGA
- a CDS encoding CoA pyrophosphatase: MRADGDWQAAIASALATVPRPIAVDPRLAPRRVVPDPADPDLDDPRRWDRSRFPTARQAATLLLIYPHHGELLIPLTVRHHALPDHPGEISLPGGAVDPGDASLEATALREAFEEIGLDPTGVRVVGRLDPVWIPISNFELTPVVAVTEVRPDLIPREEEVSALIEFPVRLLIEGAVGVEEITVPGAVLQTGVYRWGSHRVWGATARTLSMLGAVLGATSASAS; the protein is encoded by the coding sequence GTGCGGGCTGATGGGGACTGGCAGGCAGCCATCGCCTCGGCCCTGGCCACCGTCCCGCGCCCCATCGCCGTCGACCCGCGCTTGGCGCCCCGCCGGGTGGTGCCCGATCCGGCGGACCCCGACCTCGACGACCCGCGGCGCTGGGACCGCAGCCGTTTCCCGACCGCCCGCCAGGCGGCGACCCTTCTGCTCATTTACCCCCACCACGGGGAGCTGCTCATCCCGCTCACCGTCCGGCACCACGCGCTCCCCGATCACCCCGGCGAGATCAGCCTGCCCGGCGGAGCCGTGGATCCGGGTGACGCGTCGCTGGAGGCCACTGCCCTGCGCGAGGCGTTCGAGGAGATCGGCCTCGATCCCACCGGGGTGCGGGTCGTCGGTCGCCTGGACCCGGTCTGGATCCCGATCTCGAACTTCGAGCTCACCCCGGTAGTGGCGGTGACCGAGGTTCGCCCCGACCTGATCCCGCGCGAGGAGGAAGTCTCCGCACTCATCGAATTCCCGGTCCGCCTCCTGATCGAGGGCGCGGTCGGCGTGGAGGAGATCACGGTGCCGGGCGCCGTCCTCCAGACCGGCGTGTACCGATGGGGCAGCCACCGGGTGTGGGGCGCCACCGCCCGCACCCTGTCTATGCTCGGTGCAGTCCTCGGTGCGACATCTGCATCGGCTAGCTAG
- a CDS encoding enoyl-CoA hydratase-related protein, with amino-acid sequence MSGPLRLERSGTVARVVLARPQVRNAFNADLIAALTDAFATLATEPPETLRAVVLAGEGSVFCAGADVAWLRVAADMDVAANEADAGVLATMLETIDTCPVPVVTRVQGAALGGGMGLCAVSDIVVSTADATFGFTETRLGILPAVIGPYAVAKIGVSQARALFLPGSRFDAGRAREIGLVHEVVADEAALDRRLAELVDEILAAGPTAVREAKALIRRLRGQPMAQARALTVAAIARQRTSPEGQEGLSAFLDKRDPSWRR; translated from the coding sequence ATGAGTGGGCCGCTGCGCCTCGAGCGCTCGGGTACGGTGGCCCGCGTCGTGCTGGCGCGGCCCCAGGTGCGCAACGCCTTCAATGCGGACCTCATCGCGGCGCTGACCGATGCCTTCGCGACACTCGCGACCGAGCCACCCGAGACCCTGCGGGCCGTGGTGCTGGCCGGGGAAGGTTCGGTGTTCTGTGCCGGTGCCGACGTTGCGTGGTTGCGCGTCGCAGCCGACATGGACGTCGCGGCCAATGAGGCTGACGCTGGCGTGCTGGCCACCATGCTCGAGACGATCGACACGTGCCCGGTCCCGGTCGTCACCCGCGTCCAGGGCGCGGCACTGGGGGGCGGCATGGGCCTGTGCGCCGTGTCCGACATCGTGGTCTCGACCGCGGACGCGACCTTCGGCTTCACCGAGACCCGGCTGGGAATCCTGCCGGCAGTCATCGGCCCCTATGCGGTGGCCAAGATCGGCGTAAGCCAGGCGCGTGCGCTGTTCCTGCCCGGGAGCCGATTCGATGCTGGGCGAGCCCGGGAGATCGGCCTGGTGCACGAGGTGGTGGCCGACGAAGCCGCCCTCGACCGGCGGCTGGCGGAGCTGGTGGACGAGATCCTGGCCGCCGGACCGACCGCGGTTCGCGAGGCGAAGGCACTCATCCGCCGTCTCCGCGGCCAGCCGATGGCCCAGGCCCGCGCCCTGACCGTGGCTGCCATCGCGCGCCAGCGCACCAGCCCGGAGGGCCAGGAGGGGCTGTCCGCGTTCCTCGACAAGCGCGACCCGTCGTGGAGGCGTTGA
- a CDS encoding energy-coupling factor transporter transmembrane component T codes for MTVAAEPAAPAFLVPPAPTAWHRLNPLTRLVAATVTAVNATLLGGVLGPVALTLVAVVLPAAVAGILPRLLRVGLVVALPLAISVLVVNLFFFPSGASVLFRIGPVTATAEGLAYAIETLVRLGAITGALVLFYLTTPIGSLVVDLERRGVSARVAFVVSASVRTVPAIVERAAQIADAQRARGLDTEGSLWRRFRGLVPLVGPVLLGSIGEVEERAMALEARGFSRPGRRSLLWAPADSDAERVARWLMVLSIPVLIVAGLAGWLG; via the coding sequence CTGACTGTCGCCGCCGAGCCGGCGGCGCCGGCGTTCCTGGTCCCGCCCGCGCCGACGGCCTGGCATCGGCTCAACCCGCTGACCCGGCTGGTGGCGGCCACCGTCACCGCAGTCAATGCCACCCTGCTGGGCGGCGTCCTGGGTCCGGTGGCGCTCACCCTGGTCGCGGTCGTGCTGCCCGCTGCCGTGGCCGGGATCCTGCCGCGGCTGCTGCGGGTGGGGCTGGTCGTGGCTTTGCCGTTGGCGATCAGCGTCCTGGTGGTCAATCTGTTCTTCTTCCCGTCGGGTGCCAGCGTCCTGTTCCGGATCGGCCCGGTCACAGCGACCGCCGAAGGGCTGGCCTACGCGATCGAGACCCTGGTCCGGCTGGGGGCCATCACCGGCGCACTGGTTCTGTTCTACCTCACCACACCCATCGGCTCGTTGGTGGTCGATTTGGAGCGGCGGGGCGTGAGCGCCCGGGTCGCCTTCGTCGTCAGCGCATCGGTGCGCACCGTGCCGGCCATCGTCGAGCGCGCAGCGCAGATCGCCGATGCGCAGCGCGCGCGCGGCCTCGACACCGAGGGCAGCCTGTGGCGGCGCTTCCGCGGCCTCGTCCCGCTGGTGGGGCCCGTCCTGCTGGGCTCGATCGGAGAGGTCGAGGAACGCGCCATGGCCCTTGAGGCGCGTGGCTTCTCACGCCCCGGACGCCGGTCGCTGCTGTGGGCACCCGCGGACAGCGACGCCGAACGAGTGGCGCGCTGGCTCATGGTCCTCAGCATTCCAGTGCTCATCGTGGCCGGCCTGGCGGGGTGGCTGGGGTGA
- a CDS encoding purine-nucleoside phosphorylase, which produces MPQLHLHAEPGDYAPLVLLPGDPNRATTIASRFDGGLEGARLVNQNRLLLGYTGTLNGRPVSVQSSGIGTPSFSIVVEELLRLGARQLVRVGTCGGIGPGVKTGDLVIATAACPVDGATRTYLHGEAYAPAADFRLTHALVHAAEKLGIAAHIGLVASVDVFYNPDDDYAQRWRDRGVLAFEMEASALFFLAARSRVQAACALVVSDVLSETDTSEETYVSPEQLAAAVDRMTDLVLAADLD; this is translated from the coding sequence ATGCCGCAGCTCCACCTTCACGCCGAGCCGGGCGACTACGCCCCGCTGGTCCTGCTGCCCGGCGATCCGAATCGGGCCACGACCATCGCATCCCGCTTCGACGGCGGCCTGGAGGGCGCTCGCCTGGTCAACCAGAACCGCCTGCTGCTCGGCTACACCGGCACCCTGAACGGGCGCCCGGTGAGCGTTCAGTCAAGCGGCATCGGGACGCCGTCGTTCTCGATCGTGGTGGAGGAGCTGCTGCGCCTGGGAGCCCGGCAGCTGGTCCGGGTGGGGACCTGCGGCGGCATCGGTCCCGGCGTCAAGACCGGCGACCTGGTCATCGCCACCGCCGCCTGTCCGGTGGACGGGGCGACCCGCACCTACCTCCACGGGGAGGCGTACGCGCCGGCAGCCGACTTTCGGCTGACCCACGCGCTGGTGCATGCCGCCGAGAAGCTGGGGATCGCCGCCCACATCGGTCTGGTGGCATCGGTCGACGTGTTCTACAACCCGGATGACGACTATGCCCAGCGCTGGCGCGACCGCGGAGTGCTGGCCTTCGAGATGGAGGCCAGCGCGCTGTTCTTCCTGGCTGCCCGATCCCGGGTCCAGGCTGCCTGCGCCCTGGTTGTCAGCGACGTCCTGTCGGAGACCGATACCTCCGAGGAGACCTATGTCAGCCCCGAGCAGCTGGCGGCCGCGGTCGATCGCATGACCGACCTGGTGCTCGCCGCGGACCTCGATTAG
- a CDS encoding biotin carboxylase N-terminal domain-containing protein produces MRDELTPREVAQELGVTVRTVQRWIAGGRLPGTRVGGRIRILRGALEAVTSSPTDGGARQIGAVLIANRGEIAERIARTVRRLGMRVVRVHAPDEPPPEGSDLALPISAYLDAEAVLEAARRGGADAIHPGYGFLAENPDFAAAVTAAGLIWIGPPPEAIRAMGDKAAARRLAVRHGVAVVPGYDGPAQDDAALAEAAGEIGFPLLVKPAAGGGGKGMRVARSAEQLATELAASRREAKAAFGDDRLILERLLEGARHVEVQVLFDADGHGVHLGERDCSAQRRQQKIVEETPAPSVSRELREALGAAAVAVAGASGYVGAGTVEFLLTDEGGYHFLEMNTRLQVEHPVTEAVTGRDLVEDQLRIAAGERLGFDQASVRPRGHAIEARLYAEDPEHGFLPASGRVVELRWPAGEGIRVDAGVRLGDVVPDRYDPLLAKVIAHAPTRAAAVRRLRDALAETQLLGVRTNLRFLRWLADQPAFKAGEMRTDTLTKLVLPGPVAPPEAAWKAAAALLVAEDAGPWGGGWRTNAPAAVRLVHGEETRTVEPADASAGRPAMARHGDVVYVDVEGQSLEFGLARPPAIEEAVRHAHGEGTALLSAPMPGRVLAVRHGPGARVPAHEPVIVIEAMKMEHAVSSPLAGTVTAVHVHEGDQVQRGDLLAEVSA; encoded by the coding sequence GTGCGCGACGAGCTGACGCCCCGCGAGGTCGCCCAGGAGCTCGGGGTCACGGTCCGCACCGTCCAACGCTGGATCGCCGGCGGCCGATTGCCTGGGACCCGCGTCGGCGGCCGGATACGCATCCTCCGCGGCGCTCTGGAAGCGGTTACCAGCTCGCCAACGGATGGCGGGGCGCGTCAAATCGGCGCCGTCCTGATCGCCAACCGGGGCGAGATCGCTGAGCGGATCGCGCGCACCGTCCGTCGGCTCGGGATGCGCGTGGTCCGCGTCCATGCGCCCGACGAGCCGCCGCCCGAGGGCAGCGATCTTGCGCTGCCCATCAGCGCCTACCTCGACGCCGAGGCGGTGCTCGAGGCTGCCCGCCGTGGCGGCGCTGATGCGATCCATCCCGGGTACGGCTTCCTGGCCGAGAACCCCGACTTCGCCGCCGCCGTCACCGCCGCCGGCCTGATCTGGATCGGGCCCCCGCCCGAGGCCATCCGAGCCATGGGCGACAAGGCGGCGGCGCGCCGGCTCGCCGTCCGACACGGCGTGGCAGTGGTGCCCGGCTACGACGGTCCGGCCCAGGACGACGCCGCCCTAGCCGAGGCGGCCGGGGAGATCGGCTTCCCGCTGCTGGTCAAGCCCGCCGCCGGCGGAGGCGGCAAGGGCATGCGAGTCGCGCGCTCGGCGGAGCAGCTGGCGACCGAGCTGGCGGCCAGCCGGCGCGAGGCGAAAGCGGCCTTCGGGGACGATCGGCTCATCCTCGAGCGCCTCCTGGAGGGCGCGCGCCACGTGGAGGTCCAGGTCCTGTTCGACGCCGACGGCCACGGTGTCCACCTGGGGGAGCGCGACTGCAGCGCTCAGCGGCGCCAGCAGAAGATCGTGGAGGAGACGCCCGCGCCATCGGTGAGCCGGGAGCTGCGTGAGGCTCTGGGGGCGGCGGCTGTGGCGGTGGCCGGCGCATCGGGCTACGTCGGGGCAGGCACGGTCGAATTCCTCCTGACCGATGAAGGGGGCTATCACTTCCTGGAGATGAACACCCGGCTCCAGGTCGAGCACCCGGTCACCGAGGCGGTCACTGGGCGCGACCTGGTCGAGGACCAGCTGCGGATCGCGGCGGGCGAGCGGCTGGGTTTTGACCAGGCCTCGGTGCGCCCGCGCGGCCACGCGATCGAGGCCCGCCTGTACGCCGAGGACCCCGAACACGGGTTCCTGCCCGCCAGCGGCCGGGTGGTCGAGCTGCGCTGGCCTGCGGGAGAGGGCATCCGGGTCGACGCGGGTGTCCGCCTGGGCGACGTCGTCCCGGACCGATACGACCCGCTGCTGGCCAAGGTCATCGCCCACGCCCCCACCCGGGCGGCGGCCGTGCGGCGGCTTCGGGATGCCCTGGCCGAGACGCAGCTCCTGGGCGTCCGGACCAACCTGCGCTTCCTGCGCTGGCTCGCCGACCAGCCCGCCTTCAAGGCCGGGGAGATGCGAACCGACACCCTCACCAAGCTCGTCCTGCCCGGGCCGGTGGCGCCGCCGGAGGCCGCCTGGAAAGCCGCGGCCGCGCTCCTTGTGGCGGAGGACGCTGGCCCATGGGGCGGCGGGTGGCGGACCAACGCCCCGGCCGCCGTGCGCCTCGTCCACGGAGAGGAGACGCGCACCGTGGAGCCAGCCGATGCGTCAGCCGGCAGGCCAGCCATGGCCAGGCATGGCGACGTCGTCTACGTCGACGTCGAAGGCCAGTCGCTCGAGTTCGGTCTGGCCCGCCCGCCGGCGATCGAGGAGGCCGTCCGCCACGCGCACGGCGAGGGGACGGCCCTGCTCAGCGCCCCGATGCCGGGACGCGTGCTTGCCGTCCGGCACGGCCCCGGAGCGCGCGTGCCGGCGCACGAACCGGTCATCGTGATCGAGGCCATGAAGATGGAGCACGCGGTCAGCTCCCCGTTGGCCGGAACCGTGACGGCGGTCCACGTCCACGAAGGGGACCAGGTCCAGCGCGGCGACCTGCTGGCCGAAGTGTCGGCGTAG
- the hppD gene encoding 4-hydroxyphenylpyruvate dioxygenase, translated as MTTTKPAPAAETTDFLPLKGIDHVEFWVGNAKQAAHYFRTLWGFTPVAYAGLETGVRDRASYVLVQNDIRFVITAPISPEGEVAEHVRKHGDGVKDIAFAVDDAESAWRETTTRGARSAQPPTEIPGDKGVLRTSAIHTYGEVVHSFVDRRDYAGTYAPGYHRIKDPAAPGTGQTLLNIDHCVGNVALGDMNKFADFYREVLGFSQLVHFDDKMMHTEYSALMSKVMQNGDGRIKFPINEPAEGKRKSQIQEFIDYYLDAGTQHIAMLTTDIVGTVRTLRGRGIEFLGLPHEYFAALPDRVGDVGIPMDTLEELGIEADRDEEGYLLQIFTKPIQDRPTFFFEIIERHGSRGFGLGNFKALFEAIEMEQAKRGNL; from the coding sequence GTGACCACTACGAAGCCGGCTCCCGCCGCCGAGACGACCGACTTCCTGCCCCTCAAGGGCATTGACCACGTCGAGTTTTGGGTCGGGAACGCGAAGCAGGCGGCCCATTACTTCCGCACCCTGTGGGGATTTACTCCGGTCGCCTACGCGGGCCTGGAGACCGGGGTTCGCGACCGCGCGTCGTACGTCCTGGTCCAGAACGACATCCGCTTCGTGATCACGGCGCCCATCAGTCCCGAGGGCGAGGTCGCCGAGCACGTCCGCAAGCACGGTGACGGGGTCAAGGACATCGCCTTCGCGGTCGATGACGCGGAGTCGGCATGGCGCGAGACGACCACCCGCGGCGCCCGCTCAGCCCAGCCGCCTACCGAGATCCCAGGCGACAAGGGTGTCCTCCGCACGTCCGCGATCCACACCTACGGAGAAGTGGTCCACAGCTTCGTCGACCGCCGAGACTATGCGGGGACCTATGCACCTGGCTACCACCGGATCAAAGACCCCGCAGCGCCGGGGACGGGTCAGACCCTGCTCAACATCGACCACTGCGTCGGGAACGTGGCGCTGGGCGACATGAACAAGTTCGCCGACTTCTACCGCGAGGTTCTCGGGTTCAGCCAGCTGGTCCACTTCGACGACAAGATGATGCACACCGAGTACAGCGCCCTGATGAGCAAGGTCATGCAGAACGGCGACGGGCGGATCAAGTTCCCGATCAACGAGCCCGCCGAGGGCAAGCGCAAGAGCCAGATCCAGGAGTTCATCGACTACTACCTCGACGCCGGCACTCAGCACATCGCCATGCTGACGACCGACATCGTGGGCACGGTTCGTACCTTGCGCGGCCGCGGAATCGAGTTCCTGGGCCTACCCCACGAGTACTTCGCCGCGCTGCCGGATCGGGTGGGCGACGTTGGCATACCGATGGACACGCTCGAGGAGCTCGGGATCGAGGCCGACCGCGACGAAGAGGGCTATCTGCTCCAGATCTTCACCAAGCCCATCCAGGATCGGCCGACGTTCTTCTTCGAAATCATCGAACGCCACGGATCGCGCGGGTTCGGGCTGGGCAACTTCAAGGCCCTGTTCGAGGCCATCGAGATGGAGCAGGCCAAGCGCGGCAACCTCTAG
- a CDS encoding inositol monophosphatase family protein, which yields MNRYADELEFAVRLARSAGTLVLESYGRVGRVRHKSRRDVVTEVDFRSEALIAKRIRRRFPEDGILAEEAGADRVGGPNGARRWWAIDPLDGTVNYANGIPYFCVSVALVEDGMPVLGVVFDPLRGDLYTATVRSAARLNGSLARASTKDALGDCVVSLAILGPGGLARERRIAPVIRIHRRMGSAALSLASVGAGRFDAFVQNGGLSRWDVAAAGLIAERGGAVVTNLSGGPWWDADRPGPTLNVVAAPEPHHGELLRLLAAAKTRVNSRR from the coding sequence GTGAATCGGTACGCCGATGAGCTGGAGTTCGCGGTTCGGCTGGCCCGCAGTGCGGGGACGCTGGTGCTGGAGTCGTACGGGCGGGTGGGCCGGGTGCGCCACAAAAGCCGCCGCGACGTGGTGACCGAGGTCGATTTCCGGTCCGAGGCCCTGATCGCGAAGCGGATCCGGCGCCGCTTCCCGGAGGACGGGATCCTGGCCGAGGAGGCCGGTGCGGACCGGGTTGGCGGACCAAATGGCGCGCGGCGCTGGTGGGCCATCGACCCGCTGGATGGCACGGTCAACTACGCCAACGGGATCCCGTATTTCTGCGTGTCGGTGGCCCTGGTCGAGGACGGGATGCCGGTGCTCGGCGTCGTGTTCGACCCGCTGCGCGGCGACCTGTACACCGCCACCGTGCGCAGCGCCGCCCGCTTGAACGGCAGCCTGGCGCGCGCGTCGACCAAGGACGCCCTGGGGGACTGCGTCGTGAGCCTCGCGATCCTGGGCCCCGGCGGTCTGGCCCGCGAGCGACGGATCGCGCCGGTAATCCGGATCCATCGCCGGATGGGGAGCGCGGCGCTCTCGCTGGCGTCGGTGGGGGCGGGGCGGTTCGACGCCTTCGTCCAGAACGGCGGCCTGTCGCGTTGGGACGTGGCCGCCGCCGGGCTCATCGCCGAGCGCGGCGGGGCGGTGGTAACCAACCTGTCCGGCGGGCCGTGGTGGGACGCGGACCGACCGGGACCGACCCTGAACGTGGTGGCCGCCCCGGAGCCGCACCACGGGGAGCTGCTGCGCTTGCTGGCCGCGGCGAAGACTCGCGTCAACTCCCGCCGCTGA
- a CDS encoding ABC transporter ATP-binding protein, with amino-acid sequence MIEVAVEELVYTYPGGVRALDGVTLRVGAGESVALVGQNGSGKTTLVRHLNGLLRPTSGQVRVGGTDASGRRVAELAAQVGLVFQEPDRQIFAGSVRGEVEFGPRNIGLRGEALEAAVQAALEAVGLAGAEATNPYDLGASRRKLLAVASVLAMGTPVLVLDEPTTGQDRVGVGRIRQVVADAHAAGQTVIAVSHDLRFVADVFDRVVVLRAGRVVLDATPERAFAAENWETLRGTGLEPPTAAVIASRLGLESVATEDALVAAIAARAA; translated from the coding sequence GTGATCGAGGTGGCGGTCGAGGAGCTCGTCTACACCTACCCGGGTGGAGTGCGCGCACTCGACGGCGTTACGCTCCGGGTTGGAGCCGGCGAGTCGGTGGCCCTGGTGGGCCAAAACGGGTCGGGGAAGACGACCCTGGTTCGCCACCTCAACGGATTGCTGCGTCCGACCTCGGGCCAGGTGCGGGTGGGCGGTACCGATGCGTCGGGCCGGCGGGTCGCCGAGCTGGCGGCGCAGGTAGGACTCGTATTCCAGGAGCCCGACCGCCAGATCTTCGCGGGGAGCGTCCGGGGCGAGGTGGAGTTCGGGCCGCGCAACATCGGGCTCCGCGGCGAGGCGCTCGAAGCCGCCGTCCAAGCAGCCCTGGAGGCGGTTGGCCTGGCCGGCGCGGAGGCGACCAATCCGTACGACCTGGGCGCGTCGCGTCGAAAGCTGCTGGCCGTTGCGTCGGTGCTGGCCATGGGCACCCCAGTCCTGGTCCTGGATGAGCCGACCACCGGCCAGGACCGGGTCGGGGTGGGGCGCATCCGCCAGGTGGTGGCCGACGCCCACGCGGCGGGTCAGACCGTGATCGCGGTCAGCCACGACCTGCGCTTCGTGGCCGACGTCTTCGATCGGGTCGTCGTCCTGCGGGCCGGCCGGGTCGTGCTGGATGCAACGCCGGAGCGCGCCTTCGCGGCTGAGAACTGGGAGACGCTGCGCGGGACTGGACTCGAGCCGCCCACGGCCGCCGTGATAGCCAGTCGGTTGGGCCTGGAATCGGTCGCCACCGAGGATGCCCTGGTGGCGGCCATTGCCGCGCGGGCGGCCTAG